The following proteins come from a genomic window of Miscanthus floridulus cultivar M001 chromosome 2, ASM1932011v1, whole genome shotgun sequence:
- the LOC136514315 gene encoding uncharacterized protein: MSRCFPFPPPGYEKTARPDAQLASHLQQQQQQQLDKEKQKEKKYKKDKKDKDRKEGKEKKDKDRSKDKHKDKKDRKEKHKDKKKDKSKDKSRESGEGIDRNDEALHGQKVGESSRGSEEIKDLKFREGLVRKVQDEKGAASRPIENYAVSNDRNRKGFSASPAMETERSALNKVHIQPSNASRKNEGLVQQSTNANQQKNGASIRHSEGFTTSAQRTAGGFPPAPTTEEKFKAARPSSSTEAAPRKEGIGQRISNISILVQKRTENTNKDVAKKEVGTSSPLPPNPANAMHKGNGKVGRPMENTQASMQRFGSPSTSSAAGGMDRGTPRSSIPSPSITIRRPNGMVRPAENLSVSAKKPDAGGLSPAMGKEREQGGRLLQANISTDQKLVMSKPPAVEKAADGRAERMEKVRDGAPDVAKKEDKKSDRHEKKKRKERDKHREKKKEKEAKKEKGEHNHKEHDKTRENNISYPIDSLNLKSSAPPLAPPVDDGKSVVPDENLKKRKNHEMNGYLQNNLDMRPTKLPRPALLSNRVENGTASHVAAPLFSVKPEAINIEMAERLHKEEKVNGNQQAQRAPVDPVAAYENGTTSRKSPHPDCKYLSQIYSIPEAPQMMELPGQEGEDWLFDQGGTQSRKPSSAPEADGVPQVWAQALKIDPADVIALPYVIPF, from the exons ATGTCTCGCTGCTTCCCGTTTCCGCCACCAGGATATGAGAAGACCGCGCGCCCCGACGCCCAGCTAGCCTCCcacctgcagcagcagcagcagcagcagcttgacAAG GAGAAACAAAAAGAGAAGAAgtataagaaggacaagaaggataaAGATAGAAAAGAAGGTAAAGAAAAGAAGGATAAAGACAGGAGTAAGGATAAGCACAAAGACAAGAAAGATCGAAAAGAAAAACACAAAGACAAGAAAAAAGACAAGAGCAAAGATAAAAGCAGGGAATCAGGAGAAGGAATTGACAGAAATGACGAAGCTCTCCATGGTCAGAAGGTTGGAGAGAGCAGCAGGGGATCTGAAGAAATCAAGGATCTTAAATTCAGGGAGGGCTTGGTCAGAAAAGTACAGGATGAGAAAGGGGCCGCGAGTCGACCTATTGAAAATTATGCTGTTTCAAATGATCGAAATCGCAAAGGCTTCAGTGCTTCACCCGCAATGGAGACTGAAAGGTCTGCACTTAATAAAGTGCATATTCAGCCTAGCAATGCTTCAAGGAAAAATGAGGGATTGGTACAACAGAGCACCAATGCCAATCAACAAAAGAATGGGGCATCAATACGGCATTCTGAAGGCTTCACCACTTCTGCTCAAAGAACTGCCGGTGGCTTTCCACCGGCACCTACAACGGAGGAAAAATTCAAAGCTGCAAGGCCTTCATCCAGTACTGAAGCCGCACCCAGAAAAGAGGGGATTGGACAGCGAATCAGTAACATTAGCATATTGGTTCAAAAGAGAACTGAGAACACAAATAAAGATGTTGCGAAGAAAGAAGTTGGCACCTCCTCTCCATTGCCTCCAAATCCTGCTAATGCTATGCATAAGGGAAATGGCAAGGTTGGTAGGCCAATGGAgaacacacaagcatccatgcagaGATTCGGCAGCCCATCGACGTCAAGTGCAGCAGGGGGGATGGATAGAGGAACACCTAGGTCATCCATCCCAAGCCCGAGCATTACAATACGGAGGCCGAATGGAATGGTACGGCCGGCTGAAAACCTTTCTGTCTCTGCTAAGAAACCTGATGCAGGAGGCCTTTCTCCTGCTATGGGTAAGGAAAGGGAACAAGGTGGAAGGTTGCTGCAAGCTAATATTTCAACTGATCAGAAACTGGTTATGTCAAAACCTCCAGCTGTGGAGAAAGCTGCAGATGGAAGAGCAGAAAGGATGGAGAAGGTCAGAGATGGGGCACCTGATGTTGCTAAGAAAGAGGACAAAAAGAGTGATCGtcatgagaaaaagaaaaggaaagagagAGATAAACAcagagagaagaaaaaggagaaaGAGGCAAAGAAGGAGAAAGGGGAACATAATCACAAAGAGCATGATAAGACAAGAGAGAACAATATAAGTTATCCGATAGATAGTCTTAACTTGAAGTCCTCAGCCCCTCCTTTAGCCCCACCAGTTGATGATGGAAAATCTGTTGTGCCTGATGAGAACCTGAAGAAGCGAAAGAATCATGAAATGAATGGTTACTTACAAA ACAACCTTGATATGCGGCCTACAAAGTTGCCGAGACCAGCCCTCCTCAGCAATCGTGTGGAGAATGGTACAGCATCTCATGTAGCCGCGCCACTCTTTTCTGTGAAGCCGGAAGCCATTAATATTGAAATGGCTGAAAGGCTCCACAAGGAAGAGAAGGTCAATGGCAACCAACAGGCTCAGCGAGCTCCAGTCGATCCGGTGGCTGCTTATGAGAATGGCACAACTTCTAGGAAGTCACCTCACCCCGACTGCAAGTATCTTAGCCAGATATACAGCATTCCTGAAGCACCACAAATGATGGAATTGCCTGGGCAGGAAGGTGAGGACTGGCTGTTCGACCAAGGTGGCACCCAATCAAGGAAGCCCAGTTCAGCGCCCGAGGCTGATGGAGTCCCCCAAGTGTGGGCTCAGGCTCTGAAAATTGACCCTGCTGATGTCATTGCTTTACCATACGTGATACCCTTTTAG
- the LOC136514322 gene encoding cyclin-dependent kinase F-3-like gives MERYKLLREIGDGTCGNVFMAYNVETNKIVAVKKMKRKFFQWEECVSLREVKALQKLIHPNIVKLKEVTMENHELFFIFEHMECNLYDVMRERQVPFPEGDIRNFMVQILQGLAYMHNNGYFHRDLKPENLLVTNGIVKIADFGLAREVSSNPPYTDYVSTRWYRAPEVLLQSSAYTPAIDMWAVGAILAELFTLSPLFPGESETDQLYKICTVLGTPDCTIWPEGMSLPRSCSFKFFQIPPRILWELIPNASLEAIDLIQQLCSWDPRRRPTAEQALQHPFFNVCNWVPRPVHDASHAKTEEPKAHPRLELNLWDFSTEPDECFLDLTLSLKPSFPGTDLANHVPRRTEEELLLFSGFENTPVKSGFWPLVPSDRPVGDVPVIPSWQQAYMVDSQAALPGFSGSPFSLSLQPNLLENHSLAPIRQVNFF, from the exons ATGGAAAG GTACAAATTGTTACGGGAGATAGGTGATGGAACCTGTGGGAATGTTTTTATGGCTTATAATGTAGAAACTAATAAAATT GTTGCCGTTAAAAAAATGAAGAGAAAGTTTTTCCAGTGGGAAGAATGCGTTAGTCTTCGAGAAGTGAAG GCTCTTCAGAAACTAATTCACCCTAACATTGTGAAGCTGAAGGAGGTGACGATGGAAAATCATGAGCTGTTCTTCATCTTTGAACACATG GAGTGTAATTTATATGATGTCATGAGGGAAAGGCAAGTTCCTTTCCCTGAAGGGGATATACGGAACTTTATGGTCCAAATACTGCAAGGTCTTGCATATATGCATAATAATGGGTATTTCCACCGTGATTTGAAACCTG AGAATTTGTTGGTGACAAATGGTATTGTTAAAATTGCTGACTTTGGGTTGGCTAGAGAAGTATCTTCCAATCCTCCTTACACTGATTATGTTTCCACCAGATG GTATCGGGCTCCAGAGGTTCTACTGCAATCTTCAGCTTATACACCTGCTATTG ACATGTGGGCGGTTGGTGCTATTTTGGCTGAGCTTTTTACACTGTCCCCTCTTTTTCCTGGTGAAAG TGAGACAGATCAGCTTTACAAAATATGCACTGTGCTTGGGACCCCAGATTGCACTATCTGGCCAGAGGGAATGAGCCTGCCTCGTTCATGTAGCTTTAAGTTTTTTCAG ATTCCTCCAAGAATCTTATGGGAGCTCATTCCTAATGCTTCTTTGGAAGCAATTGACTTGATCCAG CAACTTTGTTCCTGGGATCCACGAAGGAGGCCAACTGCTGAGCAAGCATTACAACATCCCTTCTTTAAT GTGTGCAACTGGGTACCAAGACCTGTCCATGATGCTTCCCATGCAAAAACAGAAGAACCTA AAGCGCATCCAAGATTGGAACTGAACCTGTGGGATTTCAGCACTGAACCTGATGAATGTTTCCTTGATTTAACTCTCAGTCTAAAGCCAAGCTTTCCTGGAACAG ACCTTGCTAACCATGTTCCGCGACGCACAGAAGAG GAACTTCTACTCTTCTCAGGATTTGAGAATACCCCTGTGAAGTCCG GTTTTTGGCCTCTGGTGCCATCTGATCGTCCCGTTGGTGATGTTCCGGTCATACCATCCTGGCAGCAGGCGTATATGGTTGACAG CCAAGCCGCATTGCCAGGATTTTCTGGCTCTCCGTTCAGCCTGTCGTTGCAGCCGAACCTGTTGGAGAACCATTCGCTAGCACCAATCCGGCAGGTGAATTTCTTCTGA